The window AATACTGGGTTGGAGATATTGCTCTTTCTAAGAGTGCAAACTTTGATACTACAGAAAAACAGATTGATCTACAAGAggagttgaaagaatgCGAATACTGGTGCAACTTTTTAAGTAGGGAACAGTCTTTTGCGTTACTGGACTATTCAATAGAGAGGTTGGGAGTACTTTATTTTGGCTGTGTGAGTGATATAAGCGAGCTTTACTTGATACTTGAAATGTATTGGTATAGAAGAGAACATAAAAATGAGAAAGACGTGGTATTAACAGTCGATGCTCATTATTCCGATGCTCTGGTGTGGTCCATTTTTTGCCTAGCAGTACATTACATGCCTTCAAAAACACTTCACACTATCTTTCCTATACTCCCTCAACATGAATTGTTCAAACCGCTAGATCACGGTtatgattttgaagatagaTTTCAACGCAATCTTTCCCGATGTTTTGAGCGCTGCACCActactcttcttctcatgACGAATTTCACTGCAAATTCGGATATAAGGTTGATTCAGATCTACTTGATACTCTCCAGTACTATGTATCCACACAGACGCAATAACTCAAGCGATAGCCTGCTGCTTCAATCCTTCCATACAGCGAAGATCAAACACGTAAACGACTTCAAGCCTTTGATTAGCGACTCAGCCGCCCTACGTTTAACAAAGGTAACATGTGAGAAGATGTGGTATCGCTTATGTACCTGTGATTACCTTCAATCCAGTCCTAATAAGCCTATTACTTTCCATACGGAATTATCCTCATTATTGCAACATGCTGCCTACCTAGAAGATCTGCCTACCACAGATGTTTACCAAAGTGAAGACTCGTTTGAGGTTTTCTACTGGAAAGTGCTATCTCTTGATCGAGATTTGGATCAATACCTGACGAAAGAGCTTAAGCCGCCACTTAAGACGTTGGATGCCGTTCAGCGACAAGTGGAGATATTCAGCCGAAAATTAAGTTCGCCAGAGGAATCTACTTCTCTGGATTCGGAATTCGCTagatttttgatatcaTACTTGGTGGACGGAGTCTCTTGGAAGCTTCATAAGATGTTTTTTATTTACTATGGCATCTCTGCTAGCTTGGGTAAATCTATCCACTTCGCAAAGAGCTTGATCGCTCTTGTTATTAAAAACATGAAACTCCAAAAAGAATTATTCAATAGGCATCCAATAGTGATATGGTCACTTGCTAGAGTTGCTTTATTCTATCGCTTTCTTGAGATGTTCGACAGTTCGGCAGAGGTACAAGATATAAACTTGGATGTTAGCGATATTTTGCATTACTTGCCAAAAGGTTTCACCCCACACCTTAATGAACTAATCTACTTGCTTGAACGCTTACAGATGCTAAAGGATATGTGGGAATACACTGGGGATGCTGAGTTGAGAAAAACGTTCTCGCATCCAGTGTTCAGGATATTGCAGAGTGATATCGATACTGTATCACAGCAATATACTGAACGGCCTTCGATGATAAGTGGATCTGGTCCTCTCAGAACACagaaagtttcatcaaatttggagaaggaTACTGGGAATATAAGCGACTCTTATAGTTCACTCATTGAACGTTTTCAAGAACAGTGTCAGTTTGATATCCAGGTTTTAGCATCTCTCGAAAACTTTGTATAAACCTGGCAAATTTGCAATCTCAATTACATCTTTAAGCAGATTGTGGGGTGCTAAGAACCTTCTCTTTATGCATGGAAAAAGTACGTTTTCAAGGGCAGACGACATCTCTTCGGACCTGGTGACAAAGTGaattctctcttctttaaGCACATCTTCATTCGACGTGTCAACTAACTCAATAACCTCCGGGATGTATAATAAAGAAATTTGTCTCATAATGCCATCTAAGCACGGTTCTTCATTGTCCCAGTTTACCTTCGTGCCTAACCTGtaaatgaaaaatggtaACTTAGCAAAAGGCGGCGTATAGCCCTTCAGTAGTAGCGGAATGCTTTTCAGCTTGATCTCCTCGAGATTTGGAGCTTCGGTATGGGCAGTGAAATCTATTGCAAAATACTCTGCAAGCATTTCTCTCATATCCCATAATTTTTGCACAATTGTTAAAGCAAAGTCCTTGGTAAGATGCTCGAACCCAGATAGTATATTAACAAGTTTtagatcatcatctgatTCAGACTCGACAATGATCTTCCCGTAATTTGCGAAATCAGTCAAGCAGATCTGGTAAAATAATTCATAGCATATGGCTCCATAGTCTACAAGAAACAATTTCAAGTCGTGTTGGATTGAAGCGAGCCTTCTTTCAGGGTCCACGACTCCGacaaagatcaaatttgCAAATATGTCAGTCAAGTCCCTATGAGCGGAATTATCCACGGCCTCTCTAAGCCTCTTTACGCTAGATAAGTTGACATCTACCCTTTCTTGGGCGCTGTTCTGATAGTTAAGTGCTTTATCGTTGTGAGCGGCAACCTGCGAAGAATGAACCTGCGTGTCTTCGGCTGCTGAACCTGTCGGTTGCTTATTATCAGTTAACTCAGGATACTCCAATATCTGCTCTTCAGCTGTCTGTTGGGATGCGGCCTGGGATTGCCCTGGATTAAGGAACGTTGTAATCTTCGCCTGGGAGGCGTCCGTTCGTACCAATTTATTCTCGTGTCTTTTCACTATTGTAGGAGCATTCAAGGCATACCCACGAATTTGCGGCTGACTTGATTTACTGATTGCAGAGCTTGCTCTGCTACTGGTCCGTTGTGTTGAATTCAGTGACTTTCCCGTCAAAATCgttgaagctttgaaggatcGGGAGGAGTCAATATTTGACAAGAcatcattcaattcatgtgcaattttctcaatgatttcatcttGGTGCAAAAATCTAACTTCTCTCTTTGTTGGGTGCACATTTACATCTAGGACTTGAGGATTTATTTGTATGCTCAAATAAATGAAGGGTTTACTCCCCTTTGGTAGATGGTTTGCATAAATTTGTCGCAGAGCCCTCGCCAATGGGTTACAAGTCACAAGCCtattattgatgaagaatacaGGCgttgttgatttcttgaatgtAAAATCCAAATTGCTTACCTTTCCTGTAACTCTAGTAATGTCCAATTCTTCTAGCGGTTTCATTTCGAAATGTAGTAAACTTCGAGCGACAGCGTTACCGAAGACAACTCTAATTCTTTCCtcagttgaagaatctgCTCTGACCGTCGAACTAAACTGAGAGTCGCCAAACTTCTTGCAAGAGAATGCCACATGATCACAGTGAACAGAGTAGCGGCCAACAACGTCAAGGATCTTGGCATATTCTTCGCTAGGAGACCTCAGAGCTTGTAACCTCGAAGGCATATTGTAAAACAGATCCTCGACGAGAATCACCGTCCCGTCTTTACCAGCGACAGGCTTGGGCTCCCCGATTATCCTGCCTTCAGCATATGACACTCTCCAGGCACATTTGTCCTCAACCGTCTTGGTCGTAACCGTAACTCTAGCAATGTGCGATATACTGGCCAGTGCTTCTCCTCTAAAGCCATAAGTGGCTATACTCTCTAAATCCTCAAACTTAGTCAGCTTAGAAGTTGTAAACCGTTCACAAAGTAGTGGCATATCCTCCTTGTTGATACCGGATCCATTATCAGTAACCTGTAGTAGATTCATTCCCCCATCTCGAACCAAGATGTCTAGGGCTGTTGCCCCAGCATCAATACTGTTCTCCatcatttccttcaaagcgTTCATGGGAGATATGATGATCTCCCCAGCGGCTATCTTATTAACCACAGACTCATCCAGTGGTCTGATGCTCGAAACCATTGTattctttcctcttctgaACTATTCAAGTAGTGGTTAAGAACGATGAATTAAGCTCGCGCCAGTTAAAGACTAATGGGATTGGAAAGAGACTTTTACGGTACCGAATTGTTGGGTCATTGAGCAATTATTGGAGAGCTAAACAGTTTCCAGGATCATTAGGATGGCAAGCGTCCGCCCGGAGTCGGCAGGGATATAACAGTAGCTTGGTAAAGCTCAACGGCTACAAAAATTACAGATTAAAGCTCTCAAGGTGGTAAATTGTACCAATAAGGCTTTCAGCATTAATTACAGGGAGTGTCTTACGAGTAGCGTTTTTCCGGTCAGGATAGCTGGCCAAGTACTTGGAAAAGCTGGGAAACTCCAGGCTAAAATCGACTGTTACGTACTTCATTAGTCCTTCATGGTCTAGATGTTTGTTGGTCGTCAAAAGAGCATTCGCAGCTCTATTTAAGCTCAATACTCGTTTATCTGTTGTTATCGCTGCATATTTACAACGCGattaatgaaaagattcaattATGGTGAAGTGTCACCTCAATAGCCAAAATGCCTCCGATGCCACCTAGAGGGACCAAGAGACCCCATGAAGATGACACTGAGGGCACAGCTGATGGTGATCGGCTGATGGATGGTGAAAGACGTGGTGAAGCCGTCGAATTTGAAGTGTTGCAGGCATACAGGacctttgaagatgagatgagcaagGAAAAGGCTAAAGCTGCCCGTACGGGAGACATCCATATTGCCATTAAGAGTCTGGATGAAGTGGATTCGTTGTTTTCTAAGGTTTCTGGGTCAAAGAATAATGGTTTACTAGCACACGATGCTAGGGCTATAGTCAGTATCAGCGAACTAGCGCAGATGAGTgtgagaaatttgaaatttgacGATTCAAGGAGTTTGGTTaacttggaagatgttCTTAATTGCTGTAAGAGGTATATGTTGGGTAGCTTTTTCAGTCTAAATGGAATTACAGAGAGCGTGTCGCCATCAGCTCAAGCACTGGAGCATACTGACACGGCTGACAGCGAGCGAGAGAGAACACCTGTTGATGGGGAGGAGAATACACCTGTTGATGATGGTTCAGATAGATTAAAGCTCAGTTCCAAGAGAAAATCGTATTTGCAGCAATTTGCGACCTATGAGGAATTCCATCAATTCAATTGGTTTAAAATGGGCTCACTATTTGACATTGTGAGTCGAAACGTGGCGATCGTAGATCATCTATCTGGCCCGTTGTCGTTACAGAGGAAAGAGAGGGCTCCAATAACGCGGAGGGCTCGCCAACTTGACGGCAACAGCGAGGTTGAAACTGCATCAAAGGTCTCCGCGGAATCACTGGCGACAGAAGAGCTTACGACACCTGTCCTGGTTCGAGAGTGTTATAAGAAGGTTAAACAAAAGAAGGGCCATGATCCCATAAACCTGTTCAAACTGGTAATTGATCCTTTTTCATACGCCAAGTCGGTCGAGAATCTGTTCTACACAAGTTTCCTAATTAAAGAAGGTCATTTAGTCATGCAGGAGGATGACGAAGGTTTCCCCAGCGTACGAGTGAAGGAGAGCTTGCCGGCAGATCCAGACGCTAGGAAGCTTGAGGCGCTAAAAAGGCGAAACACCGCTCAGAATCACATCATATTTCAACTAGATATGCCAACATGGAAATCTCTTATAGATATATACGGCATCACATCGGCATTTCTAGATTGAACGGGTTAAGCATATGCATATTTACAGGGTTTATAAATTAATCTACAGTAGTCCATCCAGGGACTGTTAGTAGCTCAGAGAGTGGCCACTTACGTATGGGGGACACTTCCAGCTCCGTAGAGAATTTTTTTGACTCATAAAGTTCAATACCGGCCCAACCGATCATCACCGCATTATCTGTACAGAGATCGAGAGGTGGGTAGTGGAAAGTCTCGAAATTCGGGCACAGCTTAGTCTCCAGTAGATGACGTAGCCTCTTGTTGGCACCGACACCGCCAGAGCAAACCAAATGTCGTACTCCTATGAGTTTATCGCGGTTTAAGGCGATTACTTTTGATAGTCGTGTCATTATGTGGTTAAAGATGGCTTCTTGAGTCTGGTAAGCCATTGATCTGATTTGTTTTATTGTGTAGTTTTCAATGGGCTGCTTTAGGTTATTTCTTACAGCTGTCAGAAAAGGCGCAAATGAGAAAGCCTGGAGGTCTACTCGATTGTGCTTATTTTTCAGTGGGTTGGGCATTACCATTTGAATCTCAGTGTCATGGGCGCAGCTGGGATCTTCgtcaatgaatttttccaTCTCCTTTGCAATCATAGTTCCCTTAATACCCAACTCTCTACCGCATTTGTCCAAAGAGTCCCCCACAGCGATGTCCATTGAGTCACATATGATCTCATGATCAGTGATACTCTGCGACAAAACAACAGTAGTATGACCTCCACTCACCAGCAAGCTCAAAAATGGGTAACTAGGCCTTTCACCATTTGTCTCCATCCTGGGGACTAGCAAATGGCCTAGCATGTGGTGCATCCCCAACAGCGGCTTCTGCCATGCGACTGAGAGACCTTTAGCAAAGTCCAATCCTCCTGAAAGAGATCCAGGCATACCAGGTCCCCTAGTTACACATATGAGATCGATTTTAGGGAAGTTTGACAACTGCAGAGCTCGCTGTGTGAGACCGCctatcttcaattgatgatgtaAATGCGCCTTGGTGGGCACTATTCCACCCTGGGAGCTACTGTCTAATGTATTCTTCAGGTGAACAAGCACCTCTGGCGCAGTTTTGGAGTTTTTTCTATCCAATACAGCGACGCAAGTGTCATCGCATGAGGTTTCAATCGCCAGAACCTTGTAGGAACGCTGCAATCGCGAGAAAGGGTTAATAGCTCTGACAGGCCATCTGACAGGTCTCAATGTCATCTAGGAATGCAGTTCAGCTTTTTTTAGAATCTCCGTCGCTCTTCAACGTTCAACTCTTGCGTTGGCGTTTGAACCAACAGTTAAACAGGATCAAGCAGCGTGAAAAGAGCAAACTTGGACAGATTCGAATCAGCAAGCTCAAGTTAATGCTAAAGACCTTCGATTGAGCAGCCTAGAAGCCTCTATGATGGTATACTTCACGTGATTGTAGATGATAGAGTCATTATAGCGGTTTTCGACATTTTTTTGAAGTGGAAGATCTGTTCTGATAGTGAAAGTTATTCATCAAGACAACTCAATTTGATCACAATCTATTGGGCAAGTGTTTCGGGACGTTGGAAGAGGTCATAGTTTGCAGTTGGACTACTTGAATGAGCGGTTTGCCTTTAGTctatctctttctttcacACTCATTAATATTTTGACTACTATTGCAACTGAACAATAATTGACAACTCCGAACACAGTGATTGCCAGTTATATGATATGTGGCAATTCACTTCTTCCATACCCGTGGTTCATAAACACAACGATCATGCTCACGCAAAACCAGCTATAACGAACGCATATGGAGCAACTGGAAGTGGTGACGATAAGGGAAAGGAGAGCGAATTCGAGGATGCAGAGACCAACAGCTCTATTTTCCACTGTGCTGTAGCCGGAGGTCTTGGTGGGGCCATTGGTGACACAGCAATGCATTCTTTAGATACCGTTAAGACGAGGCAACAGGGAGCACCTAGTGCTGGGAAGTACAAAAATATGTTGACAGCCTATAGGACGATCTTTGCACAAGAAGGTGTAAGAAGAGGTTTGTATGGGGGTTATGGAGCGGCTATGCTTGGTTCTTTTCCCAGTGCAGCCATATTTTTCAGCACTTATGAGTACTCtaagaggaagatgatagACGATTGGCAGGTAAATGAAACCGCTACACATTTGACCGCTGGATTCCTCGGTGATCTAGTGTCCAGTATTGTGTACGTTCCTTCCGAAGTGTTGAAGACGAGGTTACAATTGCAAGGTAGATACAACAACCCATTTTTCGACTCTGGCTACAATTACAAAAACTTACGAGATACGATTTCCACGATAGTGAAGACAGAAGGAGTTGGAGCGTTGCTTTTCGGTTACAAAGCTACGCTAGCGAGAGATTTACCATTTAGTGCTTTGCAGTTTGCATTTTACGAGAAATTTAGACAGTGGGCATTCGCCATCGAGGGAAAGGACATTGGTGCGGATGATTTATCAGTAGCTGGTGAGATATACACTGGTGCATCTGCTGGTGGGTTAGCGGGTATAATAACAACGCCTTTAGATGTTATCAAGACTCGTGTTCAAACCCAGCAGCCGTCGTCAGCTGATGTATCCTCTGCAAAGCCACTTAAACTTTCGGGATCACTTTTCGGCAGTTTGAGAACAGTCTACACATCCGAAggattctttggtttcttcagCGGCGTCGGACCAAGGTTCGTATGGACTAGTATACAAAGCAGCATCATGCTGCTTCTGTACCAGATGACACTGCGAAGTTTGAACAACTCGTTCTCCAAGGTGGAAAAACTGAAATGATCATCCTGTAATATCAAGCATAAAATGAGGAACGATTTCCTCTCGATCTGTACATAACAAACTGTCCATAAACTTTATGCATATTCTAAAAGTTAAATAGAATCCAATGTTGCCCAAGTTATTTTCTTGCATTGCATTTGAGGTTTAGTTGGGAATTATagaaattcaaagattgtGTGGAAATACTGAGATTGAGATTTTGGTGTAGGCCAAATATTTCTGAAATAGCCTAAGATCTACAGTAGAGTGAAATACGCAGTCTGAGAGGATAGAAACTACTTGGCGTGATTTTTCATGGTATAATTTGTTATTTCCCCATAATGTGTAGAAACCGTTCAAGCGAGATTCGAAATACTTAAATCATCACTATATCGAAATCTGAAAAGTTGCAATTCAAAAAAGATCGAAGATGCAGTACGTTGGACGAGCTATTGACTCTGTATCAAAGACTTGGTCTTCGATCAACCCTGCCACTCTTTCTGGTGCGATCGATGTGATTGTGGTTGATCATCCTGATGGAACTCTTGCATGCTCCCCGTTCCACGTTCGATTCGGTAAATTCCAGATTTTAAAACCATCCCAAAAGAAGGTTGAAGTGATTGTTAATGGTAAATCTACCAACATTCCAATGAAGCTTGGCGATTCCGGAGAAGCTTATTTTGTCTTCCAGACGTCTTCCGACTTTCATGGAATCCCTAACGACCTTTTGGCATCGCCTGTGGTAAGTGCTACAAGCAGCCCATCCCAATCACCACATTCTAGTAGTACTCGTTTGGACAGTGATACTGCCAATGAAGCGGGAAAGAGCGAAGATAagaaagttcttgaagaaccaGATTTTTTGGATATAAACGATGCAGGATCCACTGAAGATCGAACACACTCAACGATATCTAGTAACAGCAATAGTCCTACTCCTGTTTCCAGAACCAAGATGTTccaagaaaaattgaataagAGACTAACTCAAATTCATATACCCAGCACTTTGGAGAATAATGGAGATTTGTTACTGGACATAGAAGGTTACAAACCCAATAAAGATATGATGCATGATACAGataatcaattgaaacagttGTTGCAGGACGAGCTTGGGAACGAATCCGATATCTCTAATTTCGTGAAGGAAGACGGCAAGGGTAATATAAGAATAGTAAATCCATATGAACATGACCATCTTACTCCGCCAGGATCACCTTTATTGCTGACTGATGAATCAAGTTCGAATATGGACTCCAGACCGGAAACAGCCGACTCCACCACTGTTTCATCAGACGTTGAAAGTCACAATGAATCACAAGAACCAGTCGGGACCAGTTGCGGCCAACAATATATCAAGACTCTGAGATTATCAAGTGATCAGCTCAAATGCTTGGATTTGAAGTACGGTGAAAACGATCTAACTTTTTCTGTTGATCAGGGCAGGGCCGTGGTAACATCGAAGTTGTTCGTTTGGAGATGGGACATCCCCATTGTTATAAGTGATATTGATGGTACAATCACCAAGTCAGATGCTTTGGGCCATGTTATGACTATGATCGGTAAGGACTGGACACATTCAGGTGTTGCCAAACTGTTCACCGAAATTTACCGCAATAATTACAATGTGCTATATTTGACCGCAAGAAGTGCAGGACAGGCAGACTCCACCAGAAGCTACCTCCGGTCAATTGTGCAAAATGGAAACAAACTTCCTTTAGGACCGGTTATACTCTCACCAGATAGAACGATGGCGGCATTAAGACGTGAAgtcatcttgaagaagccCGAAGTTTTCAAGATTGCATGTTTGAACGATATCAGATCCTTATACTTCAGACCACAAGAGAAACCGAATAATTCAAATGACGGACGTGgtgaggatgaagaggaagaagatccAGATGAAAGGCCTACACCTTTCTTTGCAGGATTCGGCAACAGAATCACTGATGCGCTTTCCTATAGGACAGTCGGTATTCCGAGCTCAAGAATTTTTACAATTAATCCCGATGGCGAAGTGCATATGGAACTATTGGAGTTGGCAGGTTATAAGAGTTCTTACGTTTTCATCAACGAGTTGGTGGACCATTTTTTCCCACCTGTGGTGCGTAGCGATGATGAAATGGGAAGTATAACTTCGATGACTCCAGGATCCCCTGCGAATAACACTCTCGATCTCGACGGCAATGCCGATAGTAATATACTtatgaggaagaagcaagagaagaaattcacCGATGTTAATTTTTGGAGAGAGCCGATTCTCGACATCGATGATCTTTCCGATATAAGTCAAAGTGATGACGAGAACAATACATCTAATAAAGGGCCCGAGAATTTGACGAACGCATTTAAGGGAAAGGCATCTGAAGATTCgacaaagaagaacgaAAGTCGAAGATTCTCGTTAATTGGCAGATCGGCCCCTGACCGTACAGATGATGTTGGGACACTTCATGTGCGACAAAATGCGGATGAAAATGCGTACGGcaagaacttttcaacaccaaagaaaaacaGACGTCCTTCAAGTAAAGAGGAGATCGGAAAACAAATATATCTCGAGCTGGGGTCGCCGTTGACCTCACCAAGGTTGAATCACATCGATTCCAGAGATCTCGATGACCACCTAAAGAATTTCTCCATATCAAGGCCCGCACCGGCTATTGCTGGAGTTTCAAAAGTTAATGTCATGGACGATAACCATTCGGTGACCAGTGACGAAACCTCAGCTCATCAACCCGATCATATCACCAACCGTAATGATGAAGGCGAAGAGGACGACAGCATGGACGACGAATTcgacgaagatgattttATAGATTAATAGTTTTGTGAAATACCTATGAATGCAACTCAGACCCTTGCATGATCGCCCACAAATATATTTATTTTATATCATCAAAAGTATCTTACGAGATAAGAGTCGTCGGAACTAAACTATAGGATATCAGTGAAGACATTACAGCAAGTCGATATTGTTTTAAGACCAATTGAGTGAACTGGTACGTTGATTTGACTCTTATAACATATAACCAGCTATATATATGGATATATCAAAAAGGCATCACGTGTACATTCTTATACACCTGCAAGCGAAGGAATCCATGGGAAACCAACCAGGCTAATTGGATAGGCAGAGCAAGGCGTCATTAGATATATTGAATACATCTTGTGTGAGTCAGGAGGTAATTGGGAGCTGTCACCATTGACTGCGGGAATGAATGACCTTAAAGATGGTCAAGATGAGGTCAAAGTAGTGGTATCTGACGCAATGGCAAAGAACTCCAGACAGTTATTAAATGCTCATGTGTACAATTATTTGATTGTgaatgaaagatttgacACCGCAAGACAGTTTTTACTGGAGGCAGATGTGCCAGTTTTTGAGGAGAGAAACAGGTCCAATGAAGAAAGGGTACGACGAAAACAGGAATTGAATGGCGATTTGCTGCCGGCGAAAATGTTGATGGATTGCAAAGAGACATTTTTATATGAATGGTGGGAATCTTTTGACAGTTTGCAGAAATTTGTGGATAATACGCCGTCAGAGACTTTTAAGAGCAGAAATTCACTAAGTGAACCCATTGTGCCATTGGCCGCACCTAATAATATGAGTACTTACAATATGATGGGGATGAGGACGCCGCAGGGCCCTCCTCCATCGTCAATGCCCAGAAATACGGGTTCTATGCCACATCAGGTGCCCTCCGTTTCGAATAATGCGAGCCCGAGTTTTATACCAAATGGTCCGTATGCGAATTTTGAAGTCAACGAAGATGGCACACCTAATTTTTATTCACAGGACAATGCCGTATTTTCAAGGCAGCGGTAGTTGGAATCAGCCGAGATAATTGTTTTAGCGGTACCAGTTCACTGCCTGCAAGTCACGACATTATTAGATGTGAAATATTCAGGTATTAGAGCTTTGGATTGGATAAGAAATTGAGTCCCCCCTAAAATGCTGACATACATGAGAACGAAGCCAGGCAACTGAAGCAAATTACCTTGAATAAATCATTGTTTTGATTTATTGCaacgaaaaaaaaatctcGTGGCATCAGGCTGCACCAAGTCCTGCATCAACTGCTTCAAGAATCAAAGTATGCTTACGTAACTACCTAATCAATAAAGGACAAATCATATCTCCCGTACTTCACTAGATTAAACAATTGTTATTACTCTTCGATGTATTCGCCTGCTATTTTAGAATATTTTTGATTGGCTGAAGTCCGTATAAACATTCTTTGCGCCCAATTCTGTCCAGTCAAAACTCTATCCGTTTCACGGAACCTGCAGTACAACCATATTATAATACCAAAGACCAAAGATCACCAAAAAAACTAATTGGAACAGCTTTCCGTAAGACTTTAAATCATTAAAATTTGTGGTTTCGTGGTCTAGTTGGTTATGGCATCTGCTTAACACGCAGAACGTCCCCAGTTCGATCCTGGGCgaaatcattttttgtTACCACCATCCTGTTTTTGTTTACGGTTTATCGAATTTGATCAGATATTGAAAATTCGTGTTGGCGTTCAACGTTCGAGCTGTTCAAAGATTCCTTAGATTGATGATCTAGTGGCTCTATCTCTATTGGGAACATCTGACTGGTAGCTCGAAGTTTAGCTTTTACATTTTCCTGGTTTTTTAACGTTTTCTCGAAGAGTTTGTAGGAGTACAGAACTCGATCATGAGGGAAGAGGTAAAGGAACCCTCAATTCAATTTCCCGGACTTCAAATCTTTTCGTCATGGAAAGTTGGTTCACCGAGCGGTCGTGGACTTCAGAGGATTCCCAGTAAACCTGCGTTTAATTCACAATTTTTACCCTCAGAGGAAACTTTGGCAACAGTCTCCCATAATGATAGTCCTCTAGCCCCTCATGCATCATGGATCAAGTTTCCAGAGAGGAAGAGTACGGAACTGCATGACTATTCACCGACAGTAGTGGGATCAGACTGCTTTGAAAGGTATGAAGTAGCGGAGAAGACGCAAGTCACCGATTTCTGGACTAGAATTACCGATGGGatattcaaagatttgtttTGTGATAGTGATGGCCAGTTCCATGAAGAATTCCAATATACAGTAATATCATCggatttcttgaatgatCCTGAAGGTTTTAGATTCTCCTTCACGGGTAAGAAATCTATTATGGATTTTCATAAACCATTAGAGGTTCG of the Torulaspora delbrueckii CBS 1146 chromosome 7, complete genome genome contains:
- the CEP3 gene encoding Cep3p (similar to Saccharomyces cerevisiae CEP3 (YMR168C); ancestral locus Anc_2.340), with protein sequence MPLSGVQKSKHPCSVCAKRKVKCDRLIPCTNCVKRGLEKDCLEKPAGGQSDAIDDFLPRILRFWQKYEYWVGDIALSKSANFDTTEKQIDLQEELKECEYWCNFLSREQSFALLDYSIERLGVLYFGCVSDISELYLILEMYWYRREHKNEKDVVLTVDAHYSDALVWSIFCLAVHYMPSKTLHTIFPILPQHELFKPLDHGYDFEDRFQRNLSRCFERCTTTLLLMTNFTANSDIRLIQIYLILSSTMYPHRRNNSSDSLLLQSFHTAKIKHVNDFKPLISDSAALRLTKVTCEKMWYRLCTCDYLQSSPNKPITFHTELSSLLQHAAYLEDLPTTDVYQSEDSFEVFYWKVLSLDRDLDQYLTKELKPPLKTLDAVQRQVEIFSRKLSSPEESTSLDSEFARFLISYLVDGVSWKLHKMFFIYYGISASLGKSIHFAKSLIALVIKNMKLQKELFNRHPIVIWSLARVALFYRFLEMFDSSAEVQDINLDVSDILHYLPKGFTPHLNELIYLLERLQMLKDMWEYTGDAELRKTFSHPVFRILQSDIDTVSQQYTERPSMISGSGPLRTQKVSSNLEKDTGNISDSYSSLIERFQEQCQFDIQVLASLENFV
- the MLH1 gene encoding mismatch repair ATPase MLH1 (similar to Saccharomyces cerevisiae MLH1 (YMR167W); ancestral locus Anc_2.341), whose product is MVSSIRPLDESVVNKIAAGEIIISPMNALKEMMENSIDAGATALDILVRDGGMNLLQVTDNGSGINKEDMPLLCERFTTSKLTKFEDLESIATYGFRGEALASISHIARVTVTTKTVEDKCAWRVSYAEGRIIGEPKPVAGKDGTVILVEDLFYNMPSRLQALRSPSEEYAKILDVVGRYSVHCDHVAFSCKKFGDSQFSSTVRADSSTEERIRVVFGNAVARSLLHFEMKPLEELDITRVTGKVSNLDFTFKKSTTPVFFINNRLVTCNPLARALRQIYANHLPKGSKPFIYLSIQINPQVLDVNVHPTKREVRFLHQDEIIEKIAHELNDVLSNIDSSRSFKASTILTGKSLNSTQRTSSRASSAISKSSQPQIRGYALNAPTIVKRHENKLVRTDASQAKITTFLNPGQSQAASQQTAEEQILEYPELTDNKQPTGSAAEDTQVHSSQVAAHNDKALNYQNSAQERVDVNLSSVKRLREAVDNSAHRDLTDIFANLIFVGVVDPERRLASIQHDLKLFLVDYGAICYELFYQICLTDFANYGKIIVESESDDDLKLVNILSGFEHLTKDFALTIVQKLWDMREMLAEYFAIDFTAHTEAPNLEEIKLKSIPLLLKGYTPPFAKLPFFIYRLGTKVNWDNEEPCLDGIMRQISLLYIPEVIELVDTSNEDVLKEERIHFVTRSEEMSSALENVLFPCIKRRFLAPHNLLKDVIEIANLPGLYKVFERC
- the NSE4 gene encoding Smc5-Smc6 complex subunit NSE4 (similar to Saccharomyces cerevisiae NSE4 (YDL105W); ancestral locus Anc_2.342); this encodes MPPMPPRGTKRPHEDDTEGTADGDRLMDGERRGEAVEFEVLQAYRTFEDEMSKEKAKAARTGDIHIAIKSLDEVDSLFSKVSGSKNNGLLAHDARAIVSISELAQMSVRNLKFDDSRSLVNLEDVLNCCKRYMLGSFFSLNGITESVSPSAQALEHTDTADSERERTPVDGEENTPVDDGSDRLKLSSKRKSYLQQFATYEEFHQFNWFKMGSLFDIVSRNVAIVDHLSGPLSLQRKERAPITRRARQLDGNSEVETASKVSAESLATEELTTPVLVRECYKKVKQKKGHDPINLFKLVIDPFSYAKSVENLFYTSFLIKEGHLVMQEDDEGFPSVRVKESLPADPDARKLEALKRRNTAQNHIIFQLDMPTWKSLIDIYGITSAFLD
- the QRI7 gene encoding putative N(6)-L-threonylcarbamoyladenine synthase (similar to Saccharomyces cerevisiae QRI7 (YDL104C); ancestral locus Anc_2.343), yielding MTLRPVRWPVRAINPFSRLQRSYKVLAIETSCDDTCVAVLDRKNSKTAPEVLVHLKNTLDSSSQGGIVPTKAHLHHQLKIGGLTQRALQLSNFPKIDLICVTRGPGMPGSLSGGLDFAKGLSVAWQKPLLGMHHMLGHLLVPRMETNGERPSYPFLSLLVSGGHTTVVLSQSITDHEIICDSMDIAVGDSLDKCGRELGIKGTMIAKEMEKFIDEDPSCAHDTEIQMVMPNPLKNKHNRVDLQAFSFAPFLTAVRNNLKQPIENYTIKQIRSMAYQTQEAIFNHIMTRLSKVIALNRDKLIGVRHLVCSGGVGANKRLRHLLETKLCPNFETFHYPPLDLCTDNAVMIGWAGIELYESKKFSTELEVSPIRKWPLSELLTVPGWTTVD